In the genome of Quercus robur chromosome 3, dhQueRobu3.1, whole genome shotgun sequence, one region contains:
- the LOC126719110 gene encoding uncharacterized protein LOC126719110: MEGTSGVSTLKMLNHELVKLDCFDGTYFSRWKDKMKFLLTALKHFYVLDPNLMPFRTASNEDTDEIKAQRKKQEEDELICKWHILNTLSDRLYDLYTSMKSSKEIWIALEAKYKTEKVGTNKFIIQKYFDYKMLDNVSVLDQVHELQILVNKLRDLSINIHESFQVGAIIAKLPPSWNNFRKKLLHMSKDLTLEQFGQHLRIEKESRVRDVTNTDSKVNVSNVQSGSSSKTNKHLKVNKSGSGFKKNNSKNPNKDKKNRACFHCGKKGDYIRKCKLLKNKKKDEEGNVIETNVIEDIVAMVSGIHIDMIIEIHMAVIGNPFDWWFDSGATVHMCNNKEQYKTYDESSIEQQVLMGNHNKVKVLGKGTVEVKMSSSKMIILTNVFHVPDIKKNLMSANLLCKSGVKTVLESNKLILSKNDNL, from the coding sequence ATGGAAGGAACAAGTGGTGTTTCAACGTTAAAGATGTTGAATCATGAGTTGGTGAAATTAGATTGTTTTGATGGAACCTATTTCTCTCGATGGAAAGACAAGATGAAATTCCTACTTACTGCACTAAAACATTTCTATGTCTTGGACCCGAATTTGATGCCTTTTCGTACTGCGAGTAATGAAGATACTGATGAGATTAAggcacaaagaaagaaacaggAGGAAGATGAATTGATATGCAAATGGCACATTCTCAATACTCTTTCAGATCGTCTCTATGATCTCTACACATCAATGAAATCATCGAAGGAGATTTGGATTGCTTTGGAGGCAAAGTACAAAACTGAGAAAGTAGGTACGAATAAGTTTATTAttcaaaagtattttgattaTAAAATGCTTGATAATGTCTCAGTTTTAGATCAAGTGCATGAGTTACAGATTTTGGTCAATAAACTCCGTGATTTGTCAATCAATATTCATGAATCATTCCAAGTGGGTGCAATCATTGCGAAACTCCCACCAAGTTGGAATAATTTTAGGAAGAAGCTTCTGCATATGTCGAAAGATCTCACTTTAGAACAATTCGGACAGCATCTTCGAATTGAAAAGGAAAGTCGGGTTAGAGATGTAACTAACACCGATTCTAAAGTGAATGTGAGTAATGTTCAAAGTGGGAGTTCGAGTAAGACCAATAAGCACTTGAAAGTAAACAAAAGTGGGAGTGGTTTCAAGAAGAACAACTCCAAGAATCCCAACAAGGACAAGAAGAATCGAGCATGTTTCCATTGTGGAAAGAAAGGCGATTACATTCGCAAATGTAAACTcttaaagaacaagaaaaaggaTGAAGAAGGCAATGTCATTGAAACGAATGTCATTGAGGACATTGTTGCTATGGTAAGTGGCATACATATTGATATGATCATTGAAATTCATATGGCTGTAATTGGAAATCCTTTTGATTGGTGGTTCGATTCGGGTGCAACAGTGCATATGTGCAACAACAAGGAGCAGTACAAAACTTATGATGAGTCTTCCATAGAACAACAAGTACTGATGGGCAACCATAATAAAGTAAAGGTTCTTGGAAAGGGCACCGTTGAAGTGAAGATGAGTTCTAGCAAGATGATAATCTTGACCAATGTTTTTCATGTACCCGATATCAAGAAGAATCTTATGTCTGCCAATTTGCTATGTAAGAGTGGTGTAAAAACTGTACTTGAATCAAACAAGTTAATCTTGTCCAAGAATGATAATTTGTAG